The Humulus lupulus chromosome 7, drHumLupu1.1, whole genome shotgun sequence region TATATAatgaagagaaagagaagaacaCGATTACAGTCAATTTGCTATCTAATTTTATCAATTAGAGTGAAGCGTCACTAAAAAAGGAACGTATATTTAGGATTGGTCATTTGATTATCATTAATCTACCTTTCTAAAACATTACAAATATGATTGAACTGCcataatcaatatttttttaccaTTGAAACAAATCTACTATTTAGCTACAATTTGAATTCACTTACATTAATGCAATTGTTATACTAATTCAGCCACCTAAACCATTACAAAACACTTTAATTGTTAAGTAGGACAGAAAGCCTATGAAAATAGACACTTAGTCAATTTGCACTATCATTCTGTCATAAAGTTCGATGGTCATCTAGATTCGTCGAATTTAACCGAATACTAAGCTCTCTTACTTGGTGAGGGTTGTTGACTGTGAGGAAGCGGTAGACCGACCAGCTGAGGGCATGTTCTTCGATTGTGGTCTGCAGAATAACAGTTCGAACACTTCCTTTTAGTTTTAATGGCTCCATCCGACATATCTATCGAAACATTGTCCCTATTGTTTCTTGCATAGGTGGATCCTTTAGTTCTACAAGGTGTTGGGTCCCTGGTAATGTTTTCATTTTCTTGATAGGTTTGATATCGTCCCGAGTCGTTGTCACCGGTGTTTGATTCCAATGGAACTGCATCCTTGAACATTGCAGTTAGTGTTGCCACTTCTTGTTTTGCTTTGGTGTAAGATTGCTCAGACTTGGAAGTGTAATAGCTCAACAAGTTTGTATACAAAGCGAGGGATGCCTGCCTAGCCATTTCAAATAACTGTTGCTTTTTTGTGGAGTGTTGCTTTAGTTCGAGGGGGAGGTCTGCTTTTGCATTCTTACTCCACCGTTTCAGCAGGAGAGACTGTGGTACTATCTTTATATGACGGTATTTCATTACGGCCCAAATATGTCTACACGGATAGCCGTCTGTCTCAAAAAGCAAGCAGTGACAGGTGAATGTCTCCTCTTGTGGGTGGTAATGAACGTTGTACACTCTATCCTCGTGTTGGAACTTTGATAAACTGTAGGAGAATGATTCACCGTTGTCTTCACAATTGTTGACAAAGTACACATGTTCCGCTTTGATTTGATTAGCCACTTTATAGTACATATTTCTAGTGTATAATTTGGCACACATCTCATGGTACGtcttaagagcatttttgggacctCGTATTGGAGGACTACTGTGTCGACTATTGTAATCATCTTCTCTCTCGACGTGCCTCAACTTTGTCATAGCAACGTCAATCGAGGTAACGAATTCACGGAGACTATAACTTGCATGTAgaaattttttaatacttgaatTCATGGACTCACATCTTTGGTTGGTCCGCAAAACGACGACAAATTTCCCTCTTAGGTATGTCTCTGCCCATGAACGATGACTGTGATAAGTGTTGGTGCACCATTGGCTAGAATGGAGGTCAAAATTGTGTATTAATTCCCCCCATTTTTGCATGAATTCCTCTGTTGTGTAATAGTTGTACATGACATCTTGAAATCCTTGTAAGAATCGGGGGGTCTTTTGAAATTTTTAAAGCGTTGGTACATAGGTGCCATGCACACAACCGATGAGTTGCATTTGGGAAGTACTTCAAGACAGCATTTTTGATAGCTCCATCTCCATCTGTCACCACAACCTTTGGTGTTACATGATTGTGGCATTCAATAAATTTGTCAAGCAACCAAAAGTAAGTTTGCTCATCCTCGGAGTTAAGCAGTGCCATTCCAAATATGCAGGTCTTGAAATGATGATTGACGCCCAAAATAATTTTCAAGggtttattatatttgtttgtcATATATGTTGTGTCAAATCCAATAACCTCACCGAATGCGACGAAATCCCGTCGAGAATATCCGTCCGCCCAGAATAGGTTCCCCAATCTGTTGTCCACGTCACATTGATATTGAATGAAGAAATTTGGATCCCTCTTTGACAGACAATCCAAATATCCCAAAGCACCATCTGAATCTGTAcatcttttctcttttcttttgacATGGGCGACCTTGTTGTAAACGTCTCATAGCTGGCAAGGCATTCTTTCGTACCCACCAGACTACATTGCCATGTGGGAGAtgatgtgtgaagttcttatcccAATTTGGTTCATTGACCTCACTTGAGCAACTAGGGATTCTGACACGGAACGGTTTGATCTCAGAAATCGCAACTCATCTAATGTTGCCTTGTCATGGTTGTGCAGAGGTTGGAATTCCTTGCAAATCCATGGACCCTCATCGCCCATCATTACGACTCAAAAATTAGCTTGGCAACCAGACCTAGTAATAGATGTTTTTCATTTGCTCCCACCGGCCTTGTCAATTTCCATGTGTTTGCAGAAACCTTCTTTTGAACATACCCATTTTCTCATGGTGATGTTCCCATTTTTTTTTCCGTACATCTGCTTTGCGGACGCTGAAGCCTACCCACAAAGAGTATGTGTAGTAAAAATCCTCCCACTCTTCAAGGGACTCCAAGACCTTTCCCTGGACATCCTCTGTCTCAATATCATTTACGAGTTTCTCAATCCCCAAAGATTGTAGTATATTTTCCCAATTTGATGTTTCTTGCAAACTTCCTACCTCATCCATATTTAAGTTAAAtctgggaaaaaaaaaattaggcaatATATTATGAATAGAGTTATTGTATGTTTTTCATAGCCCATTATACATACAATTTGACATGTAAAATCAGTCGATATtggtgaaaatcttgatattgCAAAGGTGTGTAAAAACATGGCACAAATGTGAAAATGGATTTTCATAATGGAAGAAAAttcttattattataatttttcctTATTTGGTTCCCATAGAAAATGGGAGACATACCCAAATTAAAGGAAATGTGAACGTAAATAATAAAGGCCAATGCATTTTCAAGTGTAAGATTTATTTGGGCCTTCCATGGATATTGAGGAGATTAAACAATAGGACCAGTAAAATGAGCTAGTCAATATATTGGAAGAATTTCTAATGATGAGGGAATGTGGGCATTAATAGACTTAAcacaagtttcctttgaaaataaaaaagaatttaaattaataataaaacgatttttttaactaaattaaaatttgacATCTAAACTAAGTGATTGTTTATGACAACCTTGAAAGTTACATATGTGCATGTGTACAAACTTTGAGTCATGA contains the following coding sequences:
- the LOC133792072 gene encoding protein FAR1-RELATED SEQUENCE 9-like, which codes for MTKLRHVEREDDYNSRHSSPPIRGPKNALKTYHEMCAKLYTRNMYYKVANQIKAEHVYFVNNCEDNGESFSYSLSKFQHEDRVYNVHYHPQEETFTCHCLLFETDGYPCRHIWAVMKYRHIKIVPQSLLLKRWSKNAKADLPLELKQHSTKKQQLFEMARQASLALYTNLLSYYTSKSEQSYTKAKQEVATLTAMFKDAVPLESNTGDNDSGRYQTYQENENITRDPTPCRTKGSTYARNNRDNVSIDMSDGAIKTKRKCSNCYSADHNRRTCPQLVGLPLPHSQQPSPSKRA